The genomic segment TCATTGTATACATATCATCCGGTGGTTCCGCCCACGGGTCTTCAAGCACTCCGCCCTCATAACTTATATGGAAGATATTCATGTCCATACTGTATGGTTTTTCCTTTGTAACCGGCACATCTATACCCTTTGCCCGGGCATAATCAATGAGAGATTCTCTCGAGTTAAAAGGCCACTGCCTCCAGGGCGCTATCACCTGTATGTCGGGCTTCATTGCATAATAGGTAAGCTCGAACCTCACTTGGTCATTACCCTTACCCGTAGCACCGTGGGCAACCGCATCCGCCCCTTCCTTCTCAACAATCTCAATCTGCCTCTTTGCAATAAGGGGCCTGGCAATGGAAGTGCCCAGCAGATAAACTCCTTCATAAACGGCATTTGCCCTGAGCATGGGAAAAATATAGTCCCTGACAAATTCCTCTCTCAGGTCTTCAATATAGGCACGCAGTGCGCCTGTACTGAGGGCCTTGTCCCTGACAGCCTCAAGGTCTTCTTCCTGGCCAAGGTCTGCACAGTACGCAATGACCTCTGCATTGTATGTATCCTTAAGCCATTCAATTGCAACCGAGGTATCAAGACCTCCTGAATAAGCAAGAACTATCTTCATCTATCCTCCCTTGAAAATCAAAAAAACTCTGGAGTAATGGAGTGTTGGAGTGATGGAATTCAATTCTCCAATTTCCCGTCAGTGTCTCCACGGTATATACCTTCCTGCGTTAAAAACGCTTACCTGGCGATTTATACACTAAAAAATAGTAATGATATCTGTCAAGTAAGCCGCCAGAGGCAATATCAATTCATCCGCAGATTTCAGGGAAAGATTATATACAGACTTTAATCCTCAGATTACGCAGATGACTCAGATTTTAAAAGCGATGGTGTGTGTGAAGGGCATATCCCCGGCCTGGATATTTTATAGTATTATACGTACAGAGGATAGAGGCGCATAGCGCAAGGAGCATAGCGCAGAGAGCATGGCGCAAAAGACAAGGCGCATGGCGTATGGTGGGACATGGAGCTATTACCTTAACGCTTTATCCTTAACGCTATGCGCTATGCTCCATGCGCCTTATCCTTTGCGCCTTTGAGAAACTGAAGGGGGGGAAAATGATGAAATACGTCATAACAGGAAACGGTGTTGCAGGCACAACTGCGGCAGCCTTTATCAGAAAGATCGACAATGACGGCATGATAACCATTATTAGTGATGAGACATATCCCTTTTACAGCAGAATAAGGCTCATAGACTTTCTGTCCGGGGATGTTGATGAAAAAAGTATTATTTTAAAAAAGGACACCTGGTATGAAGAAAACAAAATCAACCTTATCCTGAATACGGCTGTAACAGATATGGATATTGCAAAAAAGGAACTAACCATATCACATGATAAAAAACTGAAATATGACAAGCTCCTGATGGCAACAGGTGGAATACCCTTTGTTCCCGCCATTGCCGGTGCCGATAAAAAAGGGGTCTTTACCCTCAGGACCCTGAAAGATGCAATTGCAATAAGGGAGTATGCAGGGATGGGTAATAAGCGTCTCCTCATAATCGGAGGTGGCGTGCTCGGTCTTGAGGCAGGGAACGCCCTGAGAAAGTCCGGCATCTCTGTTGCAGTTGTCGAGTTTTTCGCAAGGCTTCTTCCAAGACAGATGGACCCTGACGGTGCCGATATACTCAGGACACAGATGGAGCAGATGGGATTCAGATTCTATCTCGGCACAAAAACAGAAGAGATATTTGGTGCAGACAAGGTTGAAGGAGTATTACTTGAAGATGGAAGAAGAGTTGCCTGCGACATGATAATCATATCTGCAGGCGTCAGGCCAAATGCAACCCTTGCTCAAAAGGCCGGGCTGAAGATTGAAAAAGGCCTGATTGTTAACGACAGGATGAAAACGGAACTGCCGGATATTTACGCAGCAGGAGATTTGATACAACACAGGGGGGTCTTTTACGGAATATGGCCTGCTGCAGAAAAACAGGGTGAAGTTGCAGGGATAAACATGGCAGGAGGAAACGCTGTTTATAAAGGCACGACAATATCCAATTTCCTGAAGATTGCAGGGGTGGGTCTTGTTGCAGCCGGCAACATTGACGCCGAAGGGAATCACGAATCAATAGTAATAAAAGATCCCGGCAAATTTATCTATAAAAAACTCGTCATCAGGGAAAACAGAATAATCGGCACAATTCTTTACGGAGATATAAAGGATATGCGAAGGATTGTCAAGGCAATCGAAAACAGGACGGATATAAGCGCAATAAGGAATGAGCTTGAGAAGTGGAATTTAGAGGGACTTACGCAGAGCAGCAAAGACTAAGGCGCATGGCGTAAAAGATAAAAGCAAAGGCGCATGGCGCAGAAGGCATAAGCTCATTTACGTCTTATCCTTAACGCTATGCTCTATGCGCTCTGCTCCATGCGCCTTTAACTTTAAAAAATTTGACTTTGTCTCCCTCTTTGGGGTTTAATTAATATCATGCGTTTACCTGTGATGGCTGCAAACTGGAAGATGAACAAGACTACGAAGGAGACCGAGGGGTTTATTAATGGTTTCCTCCCGCTTGTAAAGGATGTGCAGGATGTGGAGATAGTTATTGCCCCGCCTTTTACCTCGCTGCCGGTTGCTGCAAAACTCCTCGGAGAGAGTAACATTAAACTCGCAGGACAGAATGTCTTTTATGAGGTGTCAGGGGCTTATACGGGGGAAATATCCCCTCTTATGCTTAAGGATGTGGAGTGCTCATATGTGATTATCGGCCACTCAGAGAGGCGCCAGTATTTTGGTGAGACTGACGAGACTGTGAACAGGAAGATCAGGGCAGCCATAAGCGCAGGGCTTGCAGTAATATTCTGCATTGGAGAAACACTTGAGGAAAGAGAGTCCGGGGATACATTTAATATACTGAAGAGGCAGATAACAGAGGGATTAAGCGGAATTACCGCCAACGGGCTTGTTCTGGCATATGAGCCTGTATGGGCCATCGGCACCGGCAGGACCGCATCACCTGAGCAGGCACAGGAGGCGCACCGGTTTATCAGGTCGGAACTCGAAAACCTCTATGGTGATACTGCCGGCACAATAAGAATTCTCTATGGTGGAAGTGTAAAACCGGATAATGTATCCTCCCTGATGTCAAAGGAGGATGTGGACGGCGCCCTTGTTGGAGGGGCGAGTCTGAAACCGGACAGTTTTGCAGGAATAGTCAAGTACATTTAGCGGAGATAAACAATTATGATAATAACAATACTTACATTTATTCACGTAACCATATGTCTGTTACTGATAGGCATAGTCCTGATTCAGGGTGGAAAGGGAGCCGAGCTTGGTTCAGCCTTCGGAGGCGGATCGAGTCAGACGATATTCGGCGGCAGGGGTGCGGCTACATTCATGAACAAGCTCACCACAGGGATTGCCATAGCCTTTATGGTTACGTCCCTTATACTTACAGTGGTTTCTGTAAAACAGGGCTCTGTTGTCAAATCCACCATTATGCCTGAAGAGAGGGCCATACCCTCCTCTCCTGCAGGTGTGACTCCTGGGTCAGAGGGGGCAAACCCGGCTATACCTGAACAGGTCCCGACAGATAAACCGGCAAGGAAATAAACTCTCCCCGCAGATATGTTCTTTAGTAAACATCTGCATAAACCCTGATTCAAGCAAAAATCGTCATACTATCAAGAG from the Nitrospirota bacterium genome contains:
- a CDS encoding argininosuccinate synthase, with the translated sequence MKIVLAYSGGLDTSVAIEWLKDTYNAEVIAYCADLGQEEDLEAVRDKALSTGALRAYIEDLREEFVRDYIFPMLRANAVYEGVYLLGTSIARPLIAKRQIEIVEKEGADAVAHGATGKGNDQVRFELTYYAMKPDIQVIAPWRQWPFNSRESLIDYARAKGIDVPVTKEKPYSMDMNIFHISYEGGVLEDPWAEPPDDMYTMMVSPEKAPDKPVYIEIDYEKGNPVAIDGEKLSPFELLSRLNAIAGEHGIGRVDLVENRYVGIKSRGVYETPGGTVLHVAHRAMESITLDREVLHLRDSLIPKYAECVYYGYWFSPEREMLQEMMDRIQADVTGRVRLKLYKGNCSVVGRTSPKSLYSTELATFEAEEVYNQKDAEGFIKLNALRLKQRKWKMTNGR
- a CDS encoding FAD-dependent oxidoreductase, whose product is MMKYVITGNGVAGTTAAAFIRKIDNDGMITIISDETYPFYSRIRLIDFLSGDVDEKSIILKKDTWYEENKINLILNTAVTDMDIAKKELTISHDKKLKYDKLLMATGGIPFVPAIAGADKKGVFTLRTLKDAIAIREYAGMGNKRLLIIGGGVLGLEAGNALRKSGISVAVVEFFARLLPRQMDPDGADILRTQMEQMGFRFYLGTKTEEIFGADKVEGVLLEDGRRVACDMIIISAGVRPNATLAQKAGLKIEKGLIVNDRMKTELPDIYAAGDLIQHRGVFYGIWPAAEKQGEVAGINMAGGNAVYKGTTISNFLKIAGVGLVAAGNIDAEGNHESIVIKDPGKFIYKKLVIRENRIIGTILYGDIKDMRRIVKAIENRTDISAIRNELEKWNLEGLTQSSKD
- the tpiA gene encoding triose-phosphate isomerase; the protein is MRLPVMAANWKMNKTTKETEGFINGFLPLVKDVQDVEIVIAPPFTSLPVAAKLLGESNIKLAGQNVFYEVSGAYTGEISPLMLKDVECSYVIIGHSERRQYFGETDETVNRKIRAAISAGLAVIFCIGETLEERESGDTFNILKRQITEGLSGITANGLVLAYEPVWAIGTGRTASPEQAQEAHRFIRSELENLYGDTAGTIRILYGGSVKPDNVSSLMSKEDVDGALVGGASLKPDSFAGIVKYI
- the secG gene encoding preprotein translocase subunit SecG, with product MIITILTFIHVTICLLLIGIVLIQGGKGAELGSAFGGGSSQTIFGGRGAATFMNKLTTGIAIAFMVTSLILTVVSVKQGSVVKSTIMPEERAIPSSPAGVTPGSEGANPAIPEQVPTDKPARK